A genome region from Crossiella equi includes the following:
- a CDS encoding acyl-CoA dehydrogenase family protein, whose translation MDFSLNETERDIRDWVRNFVKKELIPLEPEVLRRERAGEPGITWAEMSELQQKAKAAGFWGIQTPEEYGGMGLGAVMTALVEGELGYSFVPFHFGGEADNILYAGNAEQQERYLKPTIAGDRVSCFAITEPGAGSDAKAIRTSAVKDGNEWVINGEKTFITKGNEADFTMVFAVTDKEKGANGGVTCFLVDRDMGWKSEPIATMGEWGPAALVFDNVRVPEENVLGEVGMGFALAMSWIGRGRYLLPARALGACHRLAEMGIEYANTRETFGEKLAERQAIQWMIADSAVEIEALRWLVLSSAWQVDAGLDSRQAQSMAKLYGGIKANEIVDRMLQIHGGMGYTKELPLERWYRELRLLRIYEGTDEIQRRTIARNLLKGHASVRGALG comes from the coding sequence ATGGATTTCTCCCTCAACGAGACCGAGCGCGACATCCGCGACTGGGTCCGCAACTTCGTCAAGAAGGAACTGATCCCGCTGGAGCCCGAGGTGCTCCGCCGGGAGCGCGCGGGTGAGCCCGGCATCACCTGGGCCGAGATGTCCGAGCTCCAGCAGAAGGCCAAGGCCGCCGGGTTCTGGGGCATCCAGACCCCGGAGGAGTACGGCGGCATGGGCCTGGGCGCGGTGATGACCGCGCTGGTGGAGGGCGAGCTGGGCTACAGCTTCGTGCCGTTCCACTTCGGCGGCGAGGCCGACAACATCCTCTACGCGGGCAACGCCGAGCAGCAGGAGCGCTACCTCAAGCCGACCATCGCGGGCGACCGCGTGTCCTGCTTCGCCATCACCGAGCCGGGCGCCGGTTCGGATGCCAAGGCGATCCGCACCTCGGCCGTCAAGGACGGCAACGAGTGGGTCATCAACGGCGAGAAGACCTTCATCACCAAGGGCAACGAGGCCGACTTCACCATGGTCTTCGCGGTCACCGACAAGGAGAAGGGCGCCAACGGCGGCGTCACCTGCTTCCTGGTCGACCGCGACATGGGCTGGAAGTCCGAGCCCATCGCGACCATGGGCGAGTGGGGCCCGGCCGCGCTGGTCTTCGACAACGTGCGCGTGCCCGAGGAGAACGTGCTCGGCGAGGTCGGCATGGGCTTCGCGCTGGCCATGAGCTGGATCGGCCGCGGCCGGTACCTGCTGCCCGCCCGCGCGCTCGGCGCCTGCCACCGGCTCGCCGAGATGGGCATCGAGTACGCCAACACCCGCGAGACCTTCGGCGAGAAGCTCGCCGAGCGGCAGGCCATCCAGTGGATGATCGCCGACTCCGCGGTGGAGATCGAGGCGCTGCGCTGGCTGGTGCTCTCCTCGGCCTGGCAGGTCGACGCCGGGCTGGACTCCCGCCAGGCGCAGTCCATGGCCAAGCTCTACGGCGGCATCAAGGCCAACGAGATCGTCGACCGGATGCTCCAGATCCACGGCGGCATGGGCTACACCAAGGAGCTCCCGCTGGAGCGCTGGTACCGCGAGCTGCGCCTGCTGCGCATCTACGAGGGCACCGACGAGATCCAGCGCCGCACCATCGCCAGGAACCTGTTGAAGGGCCACGCGTCCGTGCGTGGCGCACTCGGCTGA
- a CDS encoding MaoC/PaaZ C-terminal domain-containing protein has protein sequence MPIDLSAVGRTIGPWERSWTANEALLYALGVGAGADDPLAELAYTTENTDGVTQQVLPTFGVVLANFSGPAESIGEFDPAQLVHAEQELVLHQPLPTEGRISLRRTITDVFDKGKGALVVNKIEGSSINGEPLLSTTSSVFIRGEGDFGGERGPSTEWAPPEREPDVVLAFQTTVSQALLYRLGGHDHNPLHTDPAFAARGGFDRPILHGMCTYGITARLLIGHFCAGDATRMRRIYGRFTAPVVPGQELVVSAWAEGNEVAYRTETKEGGIALDRGAFTFA, from the coding sequence GTGCCCATCGACCTGTCCGCGGTAGGCCGCACGATCGGCCCGTGGGAGCGCAGCTGGACCGCGAACGAGGCCCTGCTGTACGCGCTCGGTGTGGGTGCGGGCGCCGACGACCCGCTCGCGGAGCTGGCCTACACCACCGAGAACACCGACGGGGTGACGCAGCAGGTGCTGCCGACCTTCGGCGTGGTGCTGGCCAACTTCAGCGGACCGGCGGAGTCCATCGGCGAGTTCGACCCGGCCCAGCTGGTGCACGCCGAGCAGGAGCTGGTGCTGCACCAGCCGCTGCCCACCGAGGGCCGGATCTCCCTGCGCCGCACGATCACCGACGTCTTCGACAAGGGCAAGGGCGCCCTGGTGGTCAACAAGATCGAGGGCTCCTCGATCAACGGCGAGCCGCTGCTCTCGACGACGTCCTCGGTGTTCATCCGGGGCGAGGGCGACTTCGGCGGCGAGCGCGGTCCGTCCACCGAGTGGGCCCCGCCGGAGCGCGAGCCGGACGTGGTGCTGGCCTTCCAGACCACGGTCAGCCAGGCGCTGCTGTACCGGCTGGGCGGCCACGACCACAACCCGCTGCACACCGACCCGGCCTTCGCCGCGCGGGGCGGGTTCGACCGGCCGATCCTGCACGGCATGTGCACCTACGGCATCACCGCGCGCCTGCTGATCGGGCACTTCTGCGCGGGCGACGCCACGCGGATGCGCCGGATCTACGGCCGGTTCACCGCCCCGGTGGTGCCCGGCCAGGAGCTGGTCGTGTCGGCCTGGGCCGAGGGCAACGAGGTCGCCTACCGCACCGAGACCAAGGAAGGCGGCATCGCCCTGGACCGGGGCGCGTTCACCTTCGCCTGA
- a CDS encoding DUF371 domain-containing protein, with amino-acid sequence MSRHIRLRATGHPEIRATHAKTWELTPDRELTTRATCVLGVGATGEGPALAGPVELRLSVGESTVVVRALGNPHWVPGGPAVVRLGPARLPNTLATDADLSSADLPRELAARLADPATEITVDVLPVADPGTLVLFAATGPSARLDAELAAADVVLAEDAGARALARPRGSGTEGRVLVVATEDLPGPSLTHRPAAVEVVGLPPGLAAAAASPVAAPVFLAQPGRKPADSLRNAPLTARVVLRVPADLVPKVLDVARERGSRSWAYAVEPYAESERPRWGGLDELIPPSRGEVWLCVDPAPGEAGLDPDLRKLLTGLLAEGVSAKTLAKTLADLPGQSRRTAYDTVQGLKDLRS; translated from the coding sequence ATGAGTCGTCACATCCGCCTCCGCGCCACCGGCCACCCGGAGATCAGGGCCACCCACGCCAAGACGTGGGAGCTGACCCCGGACCGGGAGCTGACCACCCGGGCCACCTGCGTGCTGGGGGTCGGCGCGACCGGCGAGGGCCCGGCCCTGGCCGGTCCGGTGGAGCTGCGGCTGTCCGTCGGCGAGAGCACCGTGGTCGTCCGGGCCCTCGGGAACCCGCACTGGGTACCCGGGGGCCCGGCCGTCGTCCGGCTCGGTCCGGCCCGGCTGCCGAACACGCTGGCCACCGATGCCGACCTGTCCTCGGCGGACCTGCCGCGCGAGCTGGCCGCCCGCCTGGCCGACCCGGCCACCGAGATCACCGTGGACGTGCTGCCGGTCGCCGACCCGGGCACGCTCGTCCTGTTCGCCGCCACCGGCCCGTCCGCGCGCCTGGACGCCGAACTGGCCGCCGCCGACGTGGTGCTGGCCGAGGACGCGGGCGCCCGCGCGCTGGCCCGGCCCCGGGGCTCGGGCACCGAGGGCCGCGTGCTCGTGGTGGCCACCGAGGACCTGCCCGGCCCCTCGCTCACCCACCGCCCGGCCGCCGTGGAGGTCGTGGGCCTGCCGCCCGGCCTGGCCGCCGCCGCGGCCTCCCCGGTCGCCGCCCCGGTGTTCCTGGCGCAACCGGGCCGCAAACCCGCCGACAGCCTGCGCAACGCCCCGCTGACCGCCCGCGTGGTGCTGCGCGTGCCCGCGGACTTGGTGCCCAAGGTCCTGGACGTGGCCCGCGAGCGCGGCAGCCGGAGCTGGGCGTACGCGGTCGAGCCCTACGCCGAGAGCGAACGCCCGCGCTGGGGCGGCCTCGACGAGCTGATCCCGCCCAGCCGGGGCGAGGTGTGGCTGTGCGTGGACCCGGCCCCGGGCGAGGCGGGCCTGGACCCGGACCTGCGCAAGCTGCTCACCGGCCTGCTGGCCGAGGGCGTCTCGGCGAAGACCCTGGCCAAAACGCTCGCGGACCTGCCCGGGCAGAGCCGCCGGACCGCCTACGACACGGTCCAGGGGCTGAAGGATCTACGCTCCTGA
- the kamB gene encoding 16S rRNA (adenine(1408)-N(1))-methyltransferase KamB produces the protein MRRVTGKQVVELSEQQFAELRAPYTRVVLDVGTGDGKHPLHLARKHPDHLVIGLDAAPDNLRKTAGKAAAKPAKGGLPNLVYLWHAAEKLPPTLRDIDELHILMPWGSLLRGILDTDTTMLTGLAACCRPGADFLISLNLHAWRPPVPEVGDTEEPTPDTAAEVLAELYAGAGWRLDHAAYLTPEEIAELSTSWTRRLNSSRDQLDVLALRGVIKPE, from the coding sequence GTGCGTCGAGTCACCGGCAAGCAGGTCGTGGAGTTGTCCGAGCAGCAGTTCGCCGAACTGCGCGCCCCCTACACCCGGGTCGTCCTCGACGTGGGCACCGGCGACGGCAAGCACCCGCTGCACCTGGCCCGCAAGCACCCGGACCACCTGGTCATCGGCCTGGACGCGGCCCCGGACAACCTGCGCAAGACCGCGGGCAAGGCCGCAGCCAAACCGGCCAAGGGCGGCCTGCCCAACCTGGTCTACCTCTGGCACGCCGCCGAGAAGCTGCCCCCGACCCTCCGCGACATCGACGAGCTGCACATCCTCATGCCCTGGGGCAGCCTGCTGCGCGGCATCCTCGACACCGACACCACCATGCTCACCGGCCTGGCCGCATGCTGCCGCCCCGGCGCGGACTTCCTCATCTCCCTCAACCTGCACGCCTGGCGCCCGCCGGTGCCCGAGGTCGGCGACACCGAGGAGCCCACCCCGGACACCGCGGCGGAGGTGCTGGCCGAGCTGTACGCGGGGGCGGGCTGGCGCCTGGACCACGCCGCCTACCTGACCCCGGAGGAGATCGCCGAGCTGTCCACCTCGTGGACCCGCCGCCTCAACTCCTCCCGCGACCAGCTCGACGTGCTGGCGCTGCGCGGTGTCATCAAGCCGGAGTAG
- a CDS encoding sensor histidine kinase, which produces MSGLLDSLPVWARGLRARLVLAFLAIAALGAAAAAGVSYVSARTIALKSFQDQAVVEFRTLVSRIAPDTPYPPSQEDLVTFASRITGRDSAALAAYRDLRSTTEGRNFHVPQELVDTVRRSDRSQVFFQRVTANGSSTLYLGTRVVLTEQGGSGESSELEAYQVLDLRGPAEQISDLAISAWQTSLLALPFAALLALLAARGVLRPVRELRTATRRLANGELDTRVSVKGSDELADLAHTFNDTAAALDRTVAGLRRMESDARRFVADVSHELRTPLAAMTAVTDVLDEESANLPEDAQVAARLVGQETRKLARMVEDLIEISRFDAGAARLVLNDVDLAEMVRNTLRSRGWTDEVVTELPEGVRVQVDARRLDVVVANLVGNALRHGAKPVVVRLAESPQWVELSVTDHGPGLPEEVLPHVFSRFYKADSARSRSEGSGLGLAIARENAQLHYGTIEAANDPAGGARFTLRLPRLGGGVERRFEA; this is translated from the coding sequence ATGAGCGGCCTGCTCGACTCGCTGCCGGTCTGGGCCCGGGGCCTGCGCGCCCGCCTGGTGCTGGCGTTCCTGGCCATCGCGGCGCTCGGCGCGGCGGCCGCGGCCGGGGTCAGCTACGTCTCCGCGCGCACGATCGCGCTCAAGTCCTTCCAGGACCAGGCCGTGGTGGAGTTCCGCACGCTGGTGAGCCGGATCGCGCCGGACACCCCATATCCGCCGTCCCAAGAGGATCTGGTGACCTTCGCCTCCCGGATCACCGGGCGCGACAGCGCCGCGTTGGCGGCCTACCGGGACCTCCGGAGCACCACCGAGGGCCGGAACTTCCACGTACCGCAGGAGCTGGTCGACACCGTGCGCCGCTCCGACCGGTCGCAGGTGTTCTTCCAGCGCGTCACCGCCAACGGCAGCAGCACCCTCTACCTGGGCACGCGGGTGGTGCTGACCGAGCAGGGCGGCTCCGGGGAGAGCTCGGAGCTGGAGGCCTACCAGGTGCTCGACCTGCGCGGGCCCGCCGAGCAGATCAGCGACCTGGCCATCTCGGCCTGGCAGACCAGTCTGCTCGCGCTGCCGTTCGCGGCGCTGCTGGCACTGCTGGCGGCCCGGGGTGTGCTGCGGCCGGTGCGCGAGCTGCGCACCGCCACCCGGCGGCTGGCCAACGGCGAGCTGGACACGCGGGTGAGCGTGAAGGGCAGTGACGAGCTGGCCGACCTGGCGCACACGTTCAACGACACCGCGGCCGCCCTGGACCGCACGGTGGCGGGCCTGCGGCGCATGGAGTCCGACGCGCGGCGGTTCGTCGCCGACGTCTCGCACGAGCTGCGCACCCCGCTGGCCGCGATGACCGCGGTGACCGACGTGCTGGACGAGGAGTCGGCGAACCTGCCGGAGGACGCGCAGGTCGCGGCCCGGCTGGTGGGCCAGGAGACGCGCAAGCTGGCCCGGATGGTCGAGGACCTGATCGAGATCTCCCGGTTCGACGCGGGCGCGGCGCGGCTGGTGCTCAACGACGTGGACCTGGCCGAGATGGTGCGCAACACCCTGCGCTCCCGGGGCTGGACGGACGAGGTGGTCACCGAGCTGCCGGAGGGCGTGCGCGTGCAGGTGGACGCGCGGCGGCTGGACGTGGTGGTGGCCAACCTGGTCGGCAACGCGCTGCGGCACGGCGCCAAGCCGGTCGTGGTACGACTGGCGGAGAGCCCGCAGTGGGTCGAGCTGTCGGTGACCGACCACGGGCCCGGGCTGCCGGAGGAGGTGCTGCCGCACGTGTTCTCCCGCTTCTACAAGGCCGACTCGGCGCGGTCGCGTTCCGAGGGCAGCGGGCTGGGGCTGGCGATCGCGCGGGAGAACGCGCAGCTGCACTACGGCACGATCGAGGCCGCCAACGACCCGGCGGGCGGTGCGCGGTTCACCCTGCGGCTGCCCAGGCTGGGCGGCGGCGTGGAGCGGAGGTTCGAGGCATGA
- a CDS encoding response regulator transcription factor, whose protein sequence is MPRVLLIEDDHAVREGLQLALRRQGYTVDAAATGELGLAALRVQAPDIVVLDLMLPGIDGFEVCRRIRAGGEIPIIMLTARSDDMDIVGGLEAGADDYVVKPVQPRVLDARIRAVLRRGASEQSTKEKHGALEIDRQALVVTKDGSPVGLTPTELRLLLELSGSPGQVFSRQQLLQAVWEHDYLGDSRLVDACVQRLRAKIEDRPASPAFVQTVRGFGYRFGPV, encoded by the coding sequence ATGCCGAGGGTGCTGTTGATCGAGGACGACCACGCCGTCCGGGAGGGCCTGCAGCTCGCGCTGCGCAGGCAGGGCTACACCGTGGACGCCGCCGCCACGGGCGAGCTCGGCCTGGCCGCGCTGCGCGTGCAGGCGCCGGACATCGTGGTGCTGGACCTCATGTTGCCGGGCATCGACGGCTTCGAGGTGTGCCGCCGCATCCGGGCGGGCGGCGAGATCCCGATCATCATGCTGACCGCGCGCAGCGACGACATGGACATCGTCGGCGGCCTGGAGGCCGGGGCGGACGACTACGTGGTCAAGCCGGTGCAGCCCCGGGTGCTGGATGCCCGCATCCGCGCGGTGCTGCGGCGCGGGGCGAGCGAGCAGTCCACGAAGGAGAAGCACGGCGCGCTGGAGATCGACCGGCAGGCCCTGGTGGTGACCAAGGACGGCAGCCCGGTGGGCCTGACCCCGACCGAGCTGCGCCTGCTGCTGGAGCTGTCCGGCTCGCCGGGCCAGGTGTTCAGCCGCCAGCAGCTGTTGCAGGCGGTGTGGGAGCACGACTACCTCGGCGACTCCCGGCTGGTGGACGCGTGCGTGCAGCGGCTGCGGGCCAAGATCGAGGACCGCCCGGCCAGTCCGGCGTTCGTGCAGACCGTGCGTGGTTTCGGCTACCGGTTCGGCCCGGTATGA
- a CDS encoding M15 family metallopeptidase produces the protein MRVPNHFHDAPTTPIQVPVDQLRGAKPRRRFPAWGGVLGLVVTLLFATGFVLYGLPPSEQDSGPRNYVGSGSSSSAAPTIPGCFLREQTPVEEEVASELDPTKLEKGMRKAFEKARCAAMREKVEILIKSAKRTATEQARLFREEIKKRGSEKEARKWVLPPEESAHVKGTAVDVKPMSGAKWLERNGQQYGLCRTISREWWHFEHNADWVADGCPKPQ, from the coding sequence ATGCGCGTTCCGAACCACTTCCACGACGCGCCGACCACGCCCATCCAGGTGCCGGTGGACCAGCTGCGGGGAGCCAAGCCCCGGCGCCGGTTCCCCGCCTGGGGCGGTGTGCTCGGCCTCGTCGTCACACTGCTCTTCGCCACCGGGTTCGTCCTGTATGGACTGCCGCCGTCCGAACAGGACAGCGGGCCCCGCAACTACGTGGGCTCCGGCTCGTCCAGCTCGGCCGCACCGACCATCCCCGGCTGCTTCCTGCGGGAGCAGACCCCGGTGGAGGAGGAGGTGGCCTCCGAGCTGGACCCCACCAAGCTCGAGAAGGGCATGCGCAAGGCCTTCGAGAAGGCCCGCTGCGCGGCCATGCGCGAGAAGGTGGAGATCTTGATCAAATCCGCCAAGCGCACCGCCACCGAACAGGCCCGCCTGTTCCGCGAGGAGATCAAGAAGCGCGGCTCGGAGAAGGAGGCCCGCAAGTGGGTGTTGCCGCCGGAGGAGTCCGCGCACGTGAAGGGCACCGCGGTGGACGTGAAGCCGATGTCGGGCGCGAAGTGGCTGGAGCGGAACGGGCAGCAGTACGGCCTGTGCCGCACGATCAGCCGGGAGTGGTGGCACTTCGAGCACAACGCGGACTGGGTCGCCGACGGCTGCCCGAAGCCCCAGTAG
- a CDS encoding peptidoglycan recognition protein family protein, which yields MTTRRALLTGLAGVVGALVAGAGSAAAAAAAPPWRPDARLPVRTRAEWGADERKRFDAQGREVWPATFSPVQCLSVHHSAIGVGADRAAAVRGIYQGHAVDNGWGDIGYHLLIDPEGVLYEGRFTGGLPVFGAAPVNGRAATVTAGHVRGHNPGNVGICLLGDFTGGQPSAAAWGTLTRTLAALCCLAGLDPLARLTYVNVEDGKRYDGPVLARHRDWVATQCPGNAFADSFDPVRQEVARLVRGARRA from the coding sequence ATGACTACTCGCCGTGCACTGTTGACGGGTCTGGCCGGTGTGGTCGGCGCGCTGGTGGCCGGAGCGGGCAGCGCGGCCGCGGCGGCTGCCGCCCCACCCTGGCGGCCCGACGCGCGGCTGCCGGTGCGCACCCGCGCGGAGTGGGGCGCGGACGAGCGCAAGCGGTTCGACGCGCAGGGCCGCGAGGTGTGGCCCGCGACGTTCAGCCCGGTGCAGTGCCTGAGCGTGCACCACTCGGCGATCGGGGTGGGCGCGGACCGGGCGGCCGCGGTGCGCGGCATCTACCAGGGGCACGCGGTGGACAACGGGTGGGGCGACATCGGCTACCACCTGCTCATCGACCCCGAGGGCGTGCTCTACGAGGGCCGGTTCACCGGCGGGCTGCCGGTGTTCGGCGCGGCCCCGGTGAACGGACGGGCGGCGACGGTGACCGCGGGGCACGTGCGCGGGCACAACCCGGGCAACGTGGGCATCTGCCTGCTCGGCGACTTCACGGGCGGGCAGCCGAGCGCCGCGGCCTGGGGCACCCTGACCAGGACCCTGGCCGCGCTGTGCTGCCTGGCCGGGCTGGACCCGCTGGCCCGGCTGACCTACGTCAACGTGGAGGACGGCAAGCGCTACGACGGGCCGGTGCTGGCCCGCCACCGCGACTGGGTGGCCACGCAGTGCCCGGGCAACGCCTTCGCGGACAGCTTCGACCCGGTGCGCCAGGAGGTGGCCCGGCTGGTGCGCGGCGCGCGGCGCGCCTGA
- a CDS encoding response regulator transcription factor, translated as MDPVTLRARTAAARARTGAYRVAQIDAVPLFQHGVASVLGRDPRVQWVGAASSAGAAVQLVRAAQPRVLLVDADVDPGANLCRVLTGMHPALAVVMIFRPGARAAGEVEVARRAGAKGFLPREMDPARLPEALCQVAELGIYVEPSMAPLLAPGRVIGPRAPGPALSKREFEVLRLIADGLTAKNIAHRLEVSEETVKTHVRRMLRKLDARDRAHAVALAFQAGLLGGAATFDDEVPRLVPANRAIGAR; from the coding sequence GTGGATCCAGTGACTCTGCGTGCTCGTACCGCCGCCGCCCGGGCGCGGACCGGTGCGTACCGCGTGGCCCAGATCGACGCCGTGCCGCTGTTCCAGCACGGAGTCGCGTCCGTCCTCGGGCGCGACCCGAGGGTGCAGTGGGTGGGGGCGGCCAGCTCCGCCGGGGCGGCCGTCCAGCTGGTGCGGGCCGCGCAGCCGCGCGTGCTGCTCGTGGACGCGGACGTGGACCCGGGGGCGAACCTGTGCCGCGTGCTGACCGGCATGCACCCGGCGCTGGCGGTGGTGATGATCTTCCGGCCGGGCGCCCGCGCCGCCGGTGAGGTCGAGGTGGCCCGCCGCGCGGGGGCCAAGGGCTTCCTGCCGCGCGAGATGGACCCGGCCCGCCTGCCGGAGGCGCTCTGCCAGGTCGCGGAGCTCGGGATCTACGTGGAGCCCAGCATGGCCCCGCTGCTCGCGCCCGGCCGCGTCATCGGCCCGCGCGCGCCGGGACCGGCGCTGTCCAAGCGGGAGTTCGAGGTGCTGCGCCTCATCGCGGACGGGCTGACCGCCAAGAACATCGCGCACCGCCTCGAGGTGTCCGAGGAGACGGTGAAGACCCACGTGCGGCGCATGCTGCGCAAGCTCGACGCCCGCGACCGCGCGCACGCGGTGGCGCTGGCCTTCCAGGCGGGGCTGCTGGGTGGCGCGGCCACCTTCGACGACGAGGTGCCGCGGCTGGTGCCCGCGAACCGGGCGATCGGGGCGCGCTGA
- a CDS encoding heavy metal translocating P-type ATPase gives MTCAACAGRVERKLNKMDGVTATVNFATEKATVSYPAEVSVHDLVSTVEHAGYTATPPQPAQESTVDEDEDLRADELKARFVISALLGLPVIALSMVPALQFPFWQWVALALTSPVVLVCGWPFHRTAAVNLRHGGTTMDTLVSMGVAVAYLWSVYALVWGGAGMPGMVHEFSLLPRESTTADIYLEVAAGVTAFLLLGRWLEARAKRRSGAALRALLALGARDVAVLTESGERRIPVAELAVGMRFVVRPGEKVATDGVVEEGTSALDRSMLTGESVPEEVGPGGDVTGGTVNAGGRLVVRATRVGADTQLAQMARLVEQAQAGKAEVQRLADRVSAVFVPVVLGIAVATLLFWLLWGAGASFALTAAVAVLVIACPCALGLATPTALLVGTGRGAQLGILVKGPEVLESTRRVDTVVLDKTGTVTTGVMSLVDVVPAPGVERAELLRLAGAVEAASEHPIARAIAAGAAGEAELPPVEDFRNNEGLGVQGVVAGHAVLVGRPRLLAERGAELPPELADALRQAEESGRTVVAASVDGAAAGLLVVSDVVKPTSAQAVRELRALGLRPVLLTGDNRVVATAVAAEVGIAAEDVFAEVLPEEKVATVRRLQAEGRVVALVGDGVNDAPALAAADLGLAMGTGTDVAIEAGDLTLVRGDLRVAADAIRLSRRTLATIKGNLFWAFAYNVAGLPLAAAGVLNPMLAGAAMAFSSVFVVTNSLRLRRFQSQAS, from the coding sequence ATGACCTGCGCGGCCTGCGCGGGCCGGGTCGAGCGCAAGCTCAACAAGATGGACGGCGTGACCGCGACGGTCAACTTCGCCACCGAGAAGGCCACCGTGTCCTACCCGGCCGAGGTGAGCGTGCACGACCTGGTCAGCACGGTCGAGCACGCCGGGTACACCGCCACCCCGCCGCAACCCGCACAAGAGTCCACTGTGGACGAAGACGAGGACCTGCGGGCCGACGAGCTCAAGGCGCGCTTCGTGATCAGCGCGCTGCTCGGCCTGCCGGTCATCGCGCTGTCCATGGTGCCCGCGCTCCAGTTCCCGTTCTGGCAGTGGGTCGCGCTCGCGCTCACCTCGCCGGTGGTGCTGGTGTGCGGCTGGCCGTTCCACCGCACGGCCGCGGTCAACCTGCGTCACGGCGGCACCACCATGGACACGCTGGTGTCGATGGGTGTCGCGGTGGCCTACCTGTGGTCGGTCTACGCCCTGGTCTGGGGCGGCGCGGGCATGCCGGGCATGGTGCACGAGTTCAGCCTGCTGCCGCGCGAGTCCACCACCGCCGACATCTACCTCGAGGTCGCGGCGGGCGTCACAGCCTTCCTGCTGCTCGGCCGCTGGCTGGAGGCGCGGGCCAAGCGCCGCAGCGGGGCGGCGCTGCGGGCGCTGCTCGCCTTGGGCGCCAGGGACGTCGCGGTGCTGACCGAGTCCGGCGAGCGCCGGATCCCGGTGGCGGAGCTGGCGGTCGGCATGCGCTTCGTGGTGCGGCCCGGGGAGAAGGTGGCCACCGACGGCGTGGTCGAGGAGGGCACCTCCGCGCTGGACCGCTCGATGCTCACCGGCGAGTCGGTGCCCGAGGAGGTCGGGCCGGGCGGAGACGTCACCGGCGGCACGGTCAACGCGGGCGGGCGGCTGGTCGTGCGGGCCACCCGGGTCGGCGCGGACACCCAGCTGGCGCAGATGGCACGGCTGGTGGAGCAGGCGCAGGCGGGCAAGGCCGAGGTGCAGCGCCTGGCCGACCGGGTCTCCGCCGTGTTCGTCCCGGTGGTGCTCGGCATCGCGGTGGCCACACTGCTCTTCTGGTTGCTCTGGGGCGCGGGGGCCTCCTTCGCCCTGACCGCCGCGGTCGCGGTGCTGGTCATCGCGTGCCCCTGCGCGCTGGGCCTGGCCACACCGACCGCGCTGCTGGTCGGCACCGGCCGGGGCGCCCAGCTGGGCATCCTGGTGAAGGGCCCGGAGGTGCTGGAGTCCACGCGCCGGGTGGACACCGTGGTGCTGGACAAGACGGGCACGGTGACCACCGGCGTGATGTCGCTGGTGGACGTGGTGCCCGCGCCCGGGGTGGAACGGGCCGAGCTGCTGAGGCTGGCCGGTGCGGTGGAGGCGGCCTCCGAGCACCCCATCGCGCGGGCGATCGCGGCGGGTGCGGCCGGGGAGGCGGAGCTGCCGCCGGTCGAGGACTTCCGCAACAACGAGGGCCTGGGCGTGCAGGGCGTGGTGGCCGGGCACGCGGTACTGGTCGGACGGCCGAGGCTGCTGGCCGAACGCGGTGCGGAGCTGCCCCCGGAGCTGGCGGACGCGCTCCGGCAGGCCGAGGAGTCCGGGCGGACCGTGGTGGCCGCCTCGGTGGACGGGGCCGCGGCCGGGCTGCTGGTGGTCTCGGACGTGGTGAAGCCGACCAGCGCGCAGGCGGTGCGCGAGCTGCGCGCGCTGGGGCTGCGGCCGGTGCTGCTCACCGGGGACAACAGGGTGGTGGCCACCGCGGTGGCGGCCGAGGTGGGCATCGCGGCCGAGGACGTCTTCGCCGAGGTGCTGCCGGAGGAGAAGGTGGCGACCGTCCGGCGGCTCCAGGCCGAGGGCCGGGTGGTCGCGCTGGTCGGCGACGGGGTGAACGACGCGCCCGCGCTGGCCGCGGCCGACCTGGGCCTGGCCATGGGCACCGGCACGGACGTGGCCATCGAGGCGGGCGACCTGACGCTGGTGCGGGGCGACCTGCGGGTGGCCGCGGACGCCATCCGGCTGTCCCGGCGCACCCTGGCCACCATCAAGGGCAACCTCTTCTGGGCCTTCGCCTACAACGTGGCCGGTTTGCCGCTCGCCGCGGCCGGGGTACTCAACCCCATGCTGGCCGGTGCCGCGATGGCCTTCTCCAGTGTGTTCGTGGTCACAAACAGCTTGCGCTTGCGACGATTCCAGTCTCAGGCCTCCTGA
- a CDS encoding heavy-metal-associated domain-containing protein: protein MSVSATYTVTGMTCQHCVSSVTEELSEVTGVTGVAVDLPTGAVTVTSDRELTAEEVKTAVTEAGYQLVG from the coding sequence ATGTCCGTCAGCGCCACCTACACCGTCACCGGCATGACCTGCCAGCACTGCGTCAGCTCGGTCACCGAGGAGCTGTCCGAGGTCACGGGCGTCACCGGCGTCGCGGTGGACCTGCCCACCGGCGCGGTCACGGTCACCAGCGACCGCGAGCTGACCGCCGAGGAGGTCAAGACCGCGGTGACGGAGGCGGGCTACCAGCTCGTCGGCTGA